Part of the Elusimicrobiaceae bacterium genome, AATTTCAGAACAAGGACCGCAAGGACCGGTGGGGCCCATTGTCCAAAAGTTATCGGCTTCGCCCAATTCAAAAATGCGCTCTGCCGGCACATATTTAAGCCAAGCTTGATAGGCTTCTGCATCACGCGGAGCAATGCCGCCCTTGTAAATACTGACAGATAATTTTTCGGCAGGAATTTGCAAAACTTGCGTCAAATATTCCCATGCCCAAGCAATGGCTTCATTTTTAAAATAATCACCAAAAGAGAAATTACCCAACATTTCGAAAAAAGTTAAATGTCTTTCGGTAAAACCAACACTATCAATATCAGTAGTGCGCACACATTTTTGGCAGGTAGCGGCATTTTTTAATGATTTATCAATGCCTAAAAAGTTGGCCTTAAATTGCACCATGCCGGCAGAAGTAAAAAGTAAAGTCGGGTCCGAATGAGG contains:
- a CDS encoding alanine--tRNA ligase → MKSTQIRNGFLQFFNSKGLPVKPSSSLIPHSDPTLLFTSAGMVQFKANFLGIDKSLKNAATCQKCVRTTDIDSVGFTERHLTFFEMLGNFSFGDYFKNEAIAWAWEYLTQVLQIPAEKLSVSIYKGGIAPRDAEAYQAWLKYVPAERIFELGEADNFWTMGPTGPCGPCSEI